The window TTCAACCGCATTCAATATAAATTGATTATCTGAAAATTTCTTTTTAAAAAACTCAAAAACCTTCAGCACATCAGAGACATGATGTGCTAAAGTAACTATTTTGTTATTATTTTTCTCATCCACTGACTTTGCCCAAATTTCACTCATCTTTATCCTCCTCAAGGTCGGTAAAAAATACAGGGATATTGTCTTCTGTATCAAAATAAGCGACAACATCACCAAAATCTCCATTATTTAGTTTTGCTTTTACATACCTAAAGTTTCTAACACCGTTCTGAATTTTATAAAAAGAGGTCACATTGTAAGCTAAACCATTAACTTTTTTAAAATCAAAATTGCCATTAATTATAAAAACTTTTTCAGGTACCCAAAAAAAATTTTTATAGTTGCCATTGATTTTATGAATTATTAAATCAATATACCTTATCTCTTCAATCAATATCCAATCCTCTGCTCTGCCTAAATGCATAACAGAAGTTTTATTGATGGGATTTTCAAAACTACTTTTTACAATTTCCAAAAAATCCTTGTCATAATGATATAAGTAAATAAAAATTCTCACATTATTTAAAACATCAGTCACACAAGGCATTTGTCCACCTATGTGTTCAATGTGTCCACCAACATTTCGATTTGTTACTGAACCAAACCTTCCTATATGACTTTCTGCCTTCAGGTTTCTCAACCAAAAGTATTCTTCAACTTTGGTTTCAAAGTTTCCACAAACTCCTATTTTAATTTGTTTCAATTTGTGATACAAACATCTGCAGTTGTTACTTACACAAGGTTCCTCTTGCCCTGGGATATTTTTAATCCCAAGAACATTTGATATCAAACCTAACACTGTTGAATAAGGTGGAATAGGGTATGTATGTCTTCTTCGATAACTAAATGGTACCCTAAAATGCGCTTGCGGCTGATATATTTTTATTTTCAAAGCATAAATAGAATTTTTAATTTCTTTCATTTCTCTTCCCTTCCTGATTATTCGTCTATGGATGGACTGCTTGTGGTATATTCATTATCCAAAACTTTTAAAAACTCATCCCAATTTTCGGTTACCTCAAACTTACCCAACTTGTTTGTATTGAAAATCAATTCTTCCTTTCTTTCTACCAGCATTCTTTCACAATCCAGCAAAAATACTTTGTCTACTATCCAGCTATTTTTTAAACAATCATTAACACCTATAACTCTGCACTTTTTTACACCTGAAACTGGTTCTATCTCAATATATGGGTGAAATACTGGTGAAGGTACTTTTACATAACCTGCAATCAAAAAAAGTGGGACTAAAGTATTTGCTTCTCCGCTTGACTGAGCATAAAGCCCATCTTTAATAGCTTCAAGGATTTGTTTGATACGATTTAGTTTTTCTTCTTTATTAATTTCAAAGACTATTTTATATTTTGCCTTGTTGCTATCTGATTCTATTTTGTCATATCTAATAATACCTTTTTCAACCTTATATACTTTTTCATCAAGTTGTTCTATATATGGTACTTGCTTTATCTTATCTTCAGAAAGTATAATCTTTATAATTCCATCTTCAACTTTTGGCTCATTTTCAACAATCCATTCATCCTTACCCAATACATCCGTATCTATAGTAAAACTTAATTTATAAAAAGATATATGTTCTTCTTTGCTATATGGATTAGGTGACATATCATCAATACCTTGTTTAATTCCTCTATTAACAAGATCATGGTTTGCGTAAAAAGACATATCTCCATCATATAAGTTTAATCCTATAGCTTTTGTTATCCCCAATGGGGCTTTTCGTGTAATTGAGGCTTGTCCTTTTATAGTATACATATATCCAAATGCGTCAAGCTCTGGACTTGACAAAATATCATCTTTTGTTATATCAAATTGGACAACCTTTGCTTCATCCTGCTTAGTTACAGTTACCAAAGCCTCTTTCCATCCAAATCCTTTCTTTAATGTCTCAAAGAGATAATGTCTTATACCAGGCTTGCCTATATAACTTACTGTTTCTAAATCTCTCTTTAATTTCTTAATAGATAATATATTACCACCAATTTTTTCATCTCTATTTAAAGCCCAAGCTTCAATAATAGCTGTTACAGTTATATGTCTTATATGATTTCTTTCATTAAAACACATCTTTTAACCCTCCTTATTTTTTTCTATTCCTTCACCTAACAAACCGCTTAAAAATGAATATACCATTACTTTAAAGCTTTCGACAGAATACTTTGGATTAAAAGCTTTAACAAAATTTTTACCAACTTCTTCTTGTGCATTTACAAATTCTCTCAGAATAATATGAAAAACTTCTTCTCTCTTCCCTAACCTTGTTAATTCAAGAATTCTAAAAGTTACTGCTTTGGGAACTTTCTTGTCTTTATCAAAAAACCTCTCATAAACTTTGCTTTTTCTTAAACTTTCTCCATACCATCTTAGCCATTCACAAAGCTCACTAATATTCTGTAAAGAAAATTCCTTATACAAACTCCAAAGCTTAATTTTATCTTCCCCTTTTGCATTATTAGCAGCCCATTCCAATATTTTTTCCAGCTCAAATCCAAGTTTCTTATATGAGCTAACTGCTTGCGAAAAAGCCTTAAATTCAATTTGATTTTGCAGTATTGCCTCTTCTAAAGTTTTCTTAATTTCATCAAAATTAAATTTCTCATTCATATCAGAGCCTCCCTTTTTGTTTTTCCATTATCAATAAATAAAGTTCAAAAAGTTTTTGAGATATTTTTATTAAATCACTCTTTTCTTTGACCAATTGAAAATAATGAGCAATAAACTCATCATCTTCATCTGATTTGTCTTTTTTTGTTTTGTTACTTTCTTCTGACAGTTTTTGCAAGGCTATTTTAAAAACCTTTTCTCCAATTTCCATAATTCTTTCATAATTTTGACTTAATACTAAATTTAAAATACTTGTTTCCCCGATTTCAGTTAGTATGCTTGAAATTTTGCGATTTAAAAGTAATGAAATTACCTCATGAGGTAAGCTATAAAACTCTAAGTTATAATCTACTTTCTTTTTATGCCTAACCTTTAATTTACTGACCACTTCAATATTCATCATTGTCCATTTTCCAAGCTGAATATTTACTTTTAATGCCATCTCCATTACAGACATTCCCAATAACTTTCTTGCCTCGGATGTTTTTACTTTTTCGTTAATAGCTTTGACATACTTATTCAAATACCACATAATTAGAAATGATGGAGCATTTATAAAAATTTCTGAACCGTCTTCAAGTTGAGTAACCGCTAAATGATGATGAATAATAAAATATGAACATATCGGACAGATTCTTAACGATGCATTATTATTCCAGAATGAGTTTGGAAATTCTCCTGCTGACGGACCTAATAAAGAAGAATGCATCAAGTCAAATTTAAAAAGCCTTTTTTCTAATTTGCTGGTTTCATCTGGTTCTATGGCTCTTTCATTTCCGCATAAATCACATCTATAAGTAACTTTATTATTAGCCATAGAAAATAAATTTAGTAAAAAAATTATAAATTCTTTTCTATCTCCTTGTTGCACTAAGTTCTGGTAGGGCATGTTTTTCGAAAATAATTTATTAAAAGCTCTCACAAGTTTATATCCAAATTCACCCATCTCATTGTAATATTCTTCTAACTTCTCTCTATTGCTATTCCCTTTTTTATCTTTGTTTTCTAACCACTCTTCAATATCTTCATTTTCAGTTAAATACTCTACATAGCAAACCAAAGATTTAGGTATATTTTCTTTACCTACTTTGACTGGTTCAAAAATTGTTTTATCTATACTTATGCTACCATCTTCATTTAACCAATTTTCAATTACATCCTCACCTAATTTCCATGAAATAACATTCAAAAATCCAATCACAGAAGCATTATAAAGCCAATTTCCTGGATACAATGTGAGCTTATCCATTTTTCTCACCTCACCACCTCAACAAACCCAAACCCTTGACCTCTGCGAAATCCTATTCCGTTTTGATACAGTTCTTTTAAATCTTCCGGGTCTCCTGATAGTTCAAACAAACCAGAAAATCCTGTCAAAAACATTATATCTTTGTTAGTTTTCTCAACAAACTCAGAAACTCTGTGTTTTACAACTGCCTTTTGAATACTTATTGGTTTAAAAGTTAACCGTTTTTGCAGTCCTTTGTTTTGTCCTCTCAAAAGACGAATATTTCTTATCTCAAAATCAACAACATTGTTGAAAATCTCTTCAAATCCTTCATCATAAGGCAAAACTGGCACCTTTTTGTTGCCTTCTTTTTTCTCAATTAAAATTGGGGCAAATGTTTTGAAGGTCATTTTTGAGTCAAACTTTTCTGGTTCCCTTACCAAATACGTTTGCTTAAGCGCAATCTTGCAGCTGTCTGTTAAAGGGTATGGATAGAGACGATTGTTAAGTAGGCTATTATACATGTTTACAAAAAACTCATAGTCAGATGTGGAAATATTTAGCATAATATCCCCTCTGAAAGAAACTGTATCATCTTGAAAGTTCATATTGGGAAGATTAACAGAAAAAACAAAGGGTTTCTGCCATTTATTCTTTTTTTCACCCCACCAGTAAATTCTATTAAAATAGTTTTTATCATATAGAGAAAGGGCTCTTTTTAAAAAACTCATAAAAATAGTTCTGTAGTAAACAGGAAGACTATGAACCTCACTTTGTTTTCCAAGCACTTCAAAAATGAATTTTGCTCTCACGTGCAATATCCCACCTTTTTTAATATTCTACTCAGTTTGTAATTAAATAATATATTTCGACATTAATTACTAAAATCCTTCTTTATTTTTGAAAAATTTTAAAATTTTTAGATGCATAAAAGATAGTTTAAAATTGCTCTGACTTTTTAAATAAAAATTTTTTTGAAACCCTTTATCATTTTCTGTTAATATATTTATAGCTAAACTTCTTTTGGAGTGAAAAGTATGGAAAAAATTAATCAGTTTATCACAAAGTATATATATCTTTTTGCAATAACAAGCCTCGTCTTTCCGATATTTATTATGTTTTCTTCTATGGTAGTCCAAATAGACTTGTCAAATGTATTCTTGGCATTTGTTGTTATGGACGTTTTATTTTTACTAATACCATATCTTATTCGTGCAAAAAGCCAAGGAATATGGGAAAGGATTTTGAATATTTTGTTTATAATAGTAGTTCCACAAGGTTTTGCATTAATTGTATTAAAGCCATATGGTTTTTTTGAAATGTTCCTTGGTCAAGTTTTTTGTATGGGACTTTATATTTACTCATATTTTATGTTCGAAAAAGAACAGGTTTCTCTTTCGCTTGGAGCAGTCTTAGCAGGTCTTTGGGCTATAATAATAGTGGGAGCAGTATCAAGTTTTATGAATATTCCAAAAAATATTACAAACCAATATACAACCTATTCAATAATCTTTTTGGTGACAAGTGTCTATCTTATAAATAGGGTTAACTTGGAAAATCTGCTGAGTAGAAGGTATAGAAGGAAAAATAGTATATCAAGCAGTATAAGTTATATTAACCTTTTTTTGAGTGTTGGATTTATCGCAACACTTCTTCTTCTTTTCAAATTTAAATGGCTTGCACCATATATAGTTTCATTTATTGTGGAAACAATAAAGTTTTTGATGAAGATAATAAAGAAAATCCTTGACTTTTTGAACTCCTTGTTTGCCACAACAAAACTACAGACAGATTCAAAAAACGGTTTAGAAGAATTCTTCAAAAATATGAAACCAGCAAAAAAGACCCTCATTTCTCAGATTCTTGACTTTATCGGTTATATTCTTGCATTGTCAATATTGGGATTTTTGATATACAAGATGTTTGGGATTTTTGTTAATATATTGAAGCAAATGATAGCAAACTTTTTATTATTTTTGAATAGCATTGCTGGTAAGGTTCAGATTGAAGAACAAACGCAAAACTATACAGATGTAAAGACATTTATCTTTGCAAAAAAGTTAAATAATCAAAAACTCAAAAATGTTAAACCTAAAAAAATACATTTTGAAAAAATTAACGACTTAAATTTGCGACTTCGAATCATATTTAAACTTACAATGGAATACTTTTATCACAGAAAAAATTATGTGCTCAAAAGCTCTTATACCCCGCTTGAGATGGGAAAGACTATCTCAAAAGGCGAACTTTCGAATGCTAATGTGGTGAACAAGCTGGTTGAAGAATATAATAAGGTTAGATATAACAGGAAATACAGGGTAGCATCTACTGAAAATTTTGAACGTTTTTTGAAAAACCTCAAATGAATTTCATTTTAAAATTTGCATATAAAAAGCAATACACGAATAAGTTATTTATTGAGAAGTAAAAGCTTCAATTTTGAGAAAAAGATGAAATTTAGAAGATATATTTTAGTGATAATAGAAAAAACAAAGCTAAGCAAATTCTTTATACCCTTTCTTGCTCTTTTGTGTTCTGCCGCTTTGCTTTTGGTTTATCTCTTTTACAATCCGAAACCAAAAATAAAAGAAGTTGCCAACCAAACCCAGTCATATGTTGCTATAATTTTTGAAGATGCTGGAATGGATGAGGAAGAAGTACAAAAGCTTTTGAGTATAAACGTACCGTTTGATATTGCCATTATTCCTTTTTTACCTTTTTCAAACAAGATATCACTTGCCTCTTATGAAAAAGGAAAAGAAGTTATTCTTCATCTATCGATGGAACCTGAAGATGAAGGTAATACTTGGCTCTGTCCGCGAAGTATAATGAATTCAACACCAGATGACGAAATTGAAAAAATTTTAAAAGATGCTCTGGCAAATGTAGTAAATAGCAAAGGTCTGAGCATTCATCTGGGTACACTTGTCTGCAAAAATGAAAGAATAGTAAAAAAGCTTTCTGCCATTGCAAAGGAAAATAATTTGTTCATAGTAGATTCAACCTTTTCTTCGGAATCATCATTTTCTAAAATAGGTAAGCAAATAGATCTTGATGTGGTCATCCCAGACATTGTGCTTGATTTAAGAAATGAATTAAAACCAATAGAAGATAGATTTGATATTCTTTTTAATACAGCAAAGAAGAAAGGGTTTGCAATAGCAATAGGTCATCTTGGAACAGAGGGGGGCATAACAACAATTGAAGCTTTCAAGCAAGCAATTCAAAAGGCTGAAAAAGAAAATATAAAGTTTGTATTTGTTTCAGAGATTTTAAAGATCCAAAAAGAAAAAATTAAGTAACTTTAATTGAATCTTTCTTTTTAACGCAATATAATTAATATTCAGGACCACAAAAGAATAAAAAGCAGAAAGGAGATAAAATAATAAAAGAGATGAAGAAAAGCCTTGTTGCAGTTTTGATACCACTTGTTTTTTTCATAAATCTATTTTCTTATACCAAAGTTCATGCTCTGCAGAACGCACCTGTAAAGTCTTTATTTGCTGTAAAACCAAAAGGAAACTATATTGAGATTTTAAAAGGCAGTCAAGTTATTGCCAAAATATTGCCACCTGAACTTTTAAATGAACCATCAACAAAAAGACAAGAGGTTCAAACAATTGTGCTGCCGTTTTTTGAAAATGGAGCGGTTAACTGGAAGTTTGAAAAAAGCGAACCTTCAGACCTTTTATTTTTGTCAGATGGCAAAAATAATACTTTAAAGATTAATTTTCATACATTAGATGCATTTTATAAAATAACCTCGCCAAATATTGCTCTCAAAGACCAATATCAATCTGTTCAGCTTGCCTTTAATTACAACTGTACATTTAAAAGACCACCGCAACTCAAAGACGATGAAACAATCAATGTACAAATTTCTATTTTTTCTGAAAATAAATCAAAAATCCTTGTACTTCCTGAAAAGATAAAAGTAACTTCTGGCAAAGGAACATTTAAAACTTCTTTTTCTATTCCGATTGATAGCAGATATATAAGTTTTGAGATTTTTCAGACAAGCCACAATCTCATAAGTTGTGAGTTTGAAAATTTCAAGATAACTTTTATAAAACCATCAGAATACCCATTATTGCTTAAAAATGTTCAGGTTTATAATAACTATATTGAGCAAGAGTTTGAAAATGGTTTCCAAAGGTTTACCAGAAAAATATTTGTATCTTCTTCGCAGGATGTTATAAATGTTGAAGAGAGTTTAAAGTCTAAGGAAGACCATCAAGTTTTCAAAGAATACTCAGTAGTCGAATTTGAGTCAAAACCTATTTTTATCTTAAAAAGAGATTACAAACTTGAAAAATTTACAAAACCGATGTATGTTACAGACTCTCTTTCAGACTTTTATTTAAAGCTTGAAAACTGTGCTATAGGTTATGCAAACAACTACGATTCAATTGAAGCATATAACATTAAAAATAAGGCAAATGTATATATGTTTCTTTCAAATTCTGATGATATAAAATATTTTGTGATTGGAAAAAACAGAGAACACATATACACTACAACACAGCTTTTTAGAAAGGGATTTGAAAAGACATATGCATATTCAATATTTCCTGCAGAATACACATATTCAATAAAATCAAGAGCACCAAACGGCACAAAAGCTATTCTAATATTTTCTCATCATTCTGACTCAAACATGATTTCGATTATAAAAGCCATGATGTTTGGCACAACAGATGCTAAAGACCCTACTTATATGAAAAAGGGATTTGTAGGATATAAAATTCCAATAACATGGGGATTCTTCTACAAGTCAGTAAAGGGAATACCTGGTTTTGATAATCCAGAATATAGAAATCTTATAGAATTTTTGGCACAAAATAAAATAGAGGTGGTTTTGCACACAGCATCACCAGTTGCCAAAGAAAACACTGTTGAGCTTATTAAAAAAGCATTAGAGGATACAAGCTATTTAAAACTTGACGACTGGATTGACCACAGCCTTTCTGATGGTACACGAAATGCAGCTTTAAAGAGCGAAGGTGCTATTCATGGCAGCAAAAACTATTCGTTTGACCTTTTTTTGAAACATGGATACAAATACTGCTGGTCGTATCTTGACGTAAAGCTTGATACTCTTAACATGCTTCAGCCTGATAAGGTTACATGGCATCCGCAAATTTTTTTCAAAAACTACAACTTTGGTGAAGGCAATTCGTTATACCAATGGAACTCGGTAAGATTCAAAAATCTTCCAAAGATTATCTCACAATCTCAGCTTAATAAACTTGTTAATGAAAATGGAGTGTGTATTATTCACGACTATTTTGCACACCCTATGCAGAAAAATAAGCTTTTTGTTGTGAAAAATAAAAATGTATATATCTCGCCTCAGTTTGACAAAAGCTTAAGACTTGTTGCAAACCTCATGAGCAAAAAACTTTTGTGGGTACCAACAGTAAAAGAATTTATCGACTATGAAGTAGCTCTCAAGAACGTACAAATAACTCCGCTTGATTCAACTACTCTTGTTATAGATAATAAAAACTATTCTGAAATAAAAGGTTTTACACTAATCGCTCTTTTACAAAATGGTCAGGAAAAGAGAATTATCATTGACCTGCTTCCAGGTATAAACCTCATCACGGTTCACTAAAAAACAAAAAGGGCTTTAGGAATCAATTTTTCCCTAAAGACCCTCTTTTTCTTTTAATTTAAGCTACTATTTTATTCTCCAGCTGAGATAACAGCTTCATACTTTTCAATAACAGCTTTTTGAACCATGTCACGCGTCTCCTGATTAATTGGATGAGCAATATCTTTAAACTCACCTTCAGGTGTTTTACGGCTTGGCATAGCAATGAAAAGCCCGTTTTGCCCCTCGATAATCTTAATGTCATGAACGACAAAACAGTTGTCAAATGTCACAGATACAATAGCCTTCATTCTTCCTTCGTTTGTAATCTTTCTAATTCTAACATCTGTCACCTGCATAAGTCCATCCTCCATGTTAAAATTTAATGTTGTTATTTTATATAATTCTCCACTTTTTAATCTTTTCCTTTATCATTTTTAACAAAAATTTCTTTTTATTTGGTGCATATTGTATAATTTTTATGAAATAACCTGAGGGTTGATAGAAAAGATAATTTTTTTATTTTCGGCATCAAGTTCCTCAAGAATCAAGAGGCTTTTGTAATCCACATCGACAGACTTTTTATCTTTTGTAGCGATTAGCACCCCAACACCAACCAAACTTGATTCGAACTCTGAAAGTAAATCTTTCATACCCCGAACTGTTCCACCGCCGCGCATAAAGTCATCTATAAACAGTACCTTTGTTCCCCTTTTAATAGCTTTTTTTGCCATTGTCATTGTTTCAATTTTACCTGTTGTGCCAGAAATATATGAAATATTAACAGTTGACCCTTCTGTAAACTTGCTTGAGTTTCTTGCAACAACTAAAGGTTTATTGAAATACTGGGCAACATACGATGCCAAAGCTATACCTTTTGCCTCAACAGTGGCAATGTAATCTATCTCTTTTTCTAAGAATAACCTTACAAATATTTTGGCAGCCTTCTTAATTACCTCAGGATTAAAAACTATATCGTTTATATATACAAAGCCGCCTGACACAATTCTCTCAGGATTTTGCAAGTCATTTCTAAGAAATTCTAAAAACTCCAATTCCTCTTCTTTGTTCATAACAGGGATGTAATAAACCCCACCTGCAGCTCCACTAACTGTTTCAAGTCTCCCCTGACCTGTTTGAATAAATATTTGAGATATCAAATCTATATCTTCACTCAATGTTGATTTCGCACAGCTCAGTTTTTCACAAAAAAAATTGAGGCTAAAAAGTTTCATCGGGTTTTGAACAAGTGTGCTTGTTATAAAAATAAGCCTTTCTTGTTTACCAATCTTTTGCAAAAAAGACACCTCCAAAAATACAACCGGCAATAGGATACTCTTAAATATTTATTGAAAATTATTATATCATAATTTCCGAATGATACAAAAAATTTTTGAGTGAACGTTCGAATAATATTTACACAACCATTAATTGATTTTCATGTTTTTTATAAAACTCTAAAAACTCACTTCTAAAAAGTGGTTTTGAAAATAGAAAACCTTGAGCAACGTCACAACCAAGATCTTTTGCAATCTTGTAATGAAATGATGTTTCTACACCTTCAGCAATTACTTTTATCTTTAAAGCATGGGCTATATCAATAACTCCTTTAACTATCGTCCATATACTCTTGTCAAAGACCACAGTTTCTATACATCTGTTGTCAATCTTTACTGCATCAACAGGAAAATACCTTATAGTATCAATAGCAATATTATCACTGCACCAATCATCAATAATTATTCTAAAACCTTTTTGTTTAACTTCTTCAGCAACTTTTAAACATTCAGAAAGATTTGCATCAATGTCCTGTTGGCTTATCTCAAACACTATCATATCGCTATATTTTTCATAAGAAGTTAAAACCTTGTTTGAAAATATGCGTTCAACCACATACGAGTCTAAAAAAGACACATTTAAAGATATAAAAAACTCCTCAGTACATGTCCTCTCAAAATCTTCTATATCCTGTGAAACTGTATCCAGTACCCACTCTTCAATCTCAGGAATCATACCTTCTTTCTGGGCAATTGACATAAATTCTTTAGCAGAGATTATCCCCTTTTGAGGGTTTATCCATCTTAAAAACACTTCTGCTCCTGCAACTTTGTTTTTCTTCAAATCAATCAATGGTTGGTACACAAGCAAAAAATTCTTTTTACATACAGCTGTCTTGAGTTCTTTTGATAAGGAAATACAAAATGAAAATTTTGTATTCTCTTCATTACTCGTAAAATATATCTTTCTGTGATTAACTATTTTTGCGTGTTCAAGCGCTTTTGTAGCAGATCTTAAAATCTCAAAAAGGTTATTTCCATCATTAGGATAAAAAGCAACTCCTATAATACTCTTCAGTTCAAGTTCCTCACCGACTAAATACCATTTTCCATCTATGATTTCTTCTATAATTTTTATGTACTGCAAAAGCAAATCCCTACAACCATAATCATAAAAAAGTATTACAAATTTATTATCTTCTATTTTTGCAACAAAACTTCTTTCAGGAAGTTCATTTTTAAGTTTATATCCAATATCTTTTAATATAACATTAGTAAGTGAATAAAGATTCACCGTTTTAAATTCTAATAAATTTTCTATATCCAAAACAACAACCGCTATTTCATTAAAATGTGAAGGCACATCTTTTCTTAACCTATCAAAGAATATCTCAAGCTGAAGTTTATTTGGAAGACCTGTAACCATGTCAAAATAGGCAATCTCAACTATCTTTGTCGTTTTCCCATTTGGTAACTTTTTGTACTCCTTTTTTGTTATCTCAAAAAGTTTTCTTTTTAAAATATCACTCTCTGCAACTGTCTTATGCAAAAACATTTTAAGTTTATATTTTTCTTGTAAAAGTTTATAAAGCACATAAAATAAATAAAAGCTGTCTGCTATAACTACTGCAGTTGTGAGAATAGCAACAACTAGTTTGCATTTTTCAAAAAGTGGTTCTCTATA is drawn from Caldicellulosiruptor diazotrophicus and contains these coding sequences:
- the cas5b gene encoding type I-B CRISPR-associated protein Cas5b; this encodes MKEIKNSIYALKIKIYQPQAHFRVPFSYRRRHTYPIPPYSTVLGLISNVLGIKNIPGQEEPCVSNNCRCLYHKLKQIKIGVCGNFETKVEEYFWLRNLKAESHIGRFGSVTNRNVGGHIEHIGGQMPCVTDVLNNVRIFIYLYHYDKDFLEIVKSSFENPINKTSVMHLGRAEDWILIEEIRYIDLIIHKINGNYKNFFWVPEKVFIINGNFDFKKVNGLAYNVTSFYKIQNGVRNFRYVKAKLNNGDFGDVVAYFDTEDNIPVFFTDLEEDKDE
- the cas7i gene encoding type I-B CRISPR-associated protein Cas7/Cst2/DevR, which translates into the protein MCFNERNHIRHITVTAIIEAWALNRDEKIGGNILSIKKLKRDLETVSYIGKPGIRHYLFETLKKGFGWKEALVTVTKQDEAKVVQFDITKDDILSSPELDAFGYMYTIKGQASITRKAPLGITKAIGLNLYDGDMSFYANHDLVNRGIKQGIDDMSPNPYSKEEHISFYKLSFTIDTDVLGKDEWIVENEPKVEDGIIKIILSEDKIKQVPYIEQLDEKVYKVEKGIIRYDKIESDSNKAKYKIVFEINKEEKLNRIKQILEAIKDGLYAQSSGEANTLVPLFLIAGYVKVPSPVFHPYIEIEPVSGVKKCRVIGVNDCLKNSWIVDKVFLLDCERMLVERKEELIFNTNKLGKFEVTENWDEFLKVLDNEYTTSSPSIDE
- the cas8a1 gene encoding type I-B CRISPR-associated protein Cas8b1/Cst1; this translates as MDKLTLYPGNWLYNASVIGFLNVISWKLGEDVIENWLNEDGSISIDKTIFEPVKVGKENIPKSLVCYVEYLTENEDIEEWLENKDKKGNSNREKLEEYYNEMGEFGYKLVRAFNKLFSKNMPYQNLVQQGDRKEFIIFLLNLFSMANNKVTYRCDLCGNERAIEPDETSKLEKRLFKFDLMHSSLLGPSAGEFPNSFWNNNASLRICPICSYFIIHHHLAVTQLEDGSEIFINAPSFLIMWYLNKYVKAINEKVKTSEARKLLGMSVMEMALKVNIQLGKWTMMNIEVVSKLKVRHKKKVDYNLEFYSLPHEVISLLLNRKISSILTEIGETSILNLVLSQNYERIMEIGEKVFKIALQKLSEESNKTKKDKSDEDDEFIAHYFQLVKEKSDLIKISQKLFELYLLIMEKQKGRL
- the purR gene encoding pur operon repressor, producing MQKIGKQERLIFITSTLVQNPMKLFSLNFFCEKLSCAKSTLSEDIDLISQIFIQTGQGRLETVSGAAGGVYYIPVMNKEEELEFLEFLRNDLQNPERIVSGGFVYINDIVFNPEVIKKAAKIFVRLFLEKEIDYIATVEAKGIALASYVAQYFNKPLVVARNSSKFTEGSTVNISYISGTTGKIETMTMAKKAIKRGTKVLFIDDFMRGGGTVRGMKDLLSEFESSLVGVGVLIATKDKKSVDVDYKSLLILEELDAENKKIIFSINPQVIS
- a CDS encoding divergent polysaccharide deacetylase family protein, encoding MKFRRYILVIIEKTKLSKFFIPFLALLCSAALLLVYLFYNPKPKIKEVANQTQSYVAIIFEDAGMDEEEVQKLLSINVPFDIAIIPFLPFSNKISLASYEKGKEVILHLSMEPEDEGNTWLCPRSIMNSTPDDEIEKILKDALANVVNSKGLSIHLGTLVCKNERIVKKLSAIAKENNLFIVDSTFSSESSFSKIGKQIDLDVVIPDIVLDLRNELKPIEDRFDILFNTAKKKGFAIAIGHLGTEGGITTIEAFKQAIQKAEKENIKFVFVSEILKIQKEKIK
- the spoVG gene encoding septation regulator SpoVG; protein product: MQVTDVRIRKITNEGRMKAIVSVTFDNCFVVHDIKIIEGQNGLFIAMPSRKTPEGEFKDIAHPINQETRDMVQKAVIEKYEAVISAGE
- a CDS encoding GGDEF domain-containing protein, with amino-acid sequence MFSKFYLSKCFNKGLKTALLFFILNIAYLAGVIYIVFYREPLFEKCKLVVAILTTAVVIADSFYLFYVLYKLLQEKYKLKMFLHKTVAESDILKRKLFEITKKEYKKLPNGKTTKIVEIAYFDMVTGLPNKLQLEIFFDRLRKDVPSHFNEIAVVVLDIENLLEFKTVNLYSLTNVILKDIGYKLKNELPERSFVAKIEDNKFVILFYDYGCRDLLLQYIKIIEEIIDGKWYLVGEELELKSIIGVAFYPNDGNNLFEILRSATKALEHAKIVNHRKIYFTSNEENTKFSFCISLSKELKTAVCKKNFLLVYQPLIDLKKNKVAGAEVFLRWINPQKGIISAKEFMSIAQKEGMIPEIEEWVLDTVSQDIEDFERTCTEEFFISLNVSFLDSYVVERIFSNKVLTSYEKYSDMIVFEISQQDIDANLSECLKVAEEVKQKGFRIIIDDWCSDNIAIDTIRYFPVDAVKIDNRCIETVVFDKSIWTIVKGVIDIAHALKIKVIAEGVETSFHYKIAKDLGCDVAQGFLFSKPLFRSEFLEFYKKHENQLMVV
- the cas6 gene encoding CRISPR-associated endoribonuclease Cas6: MRAKFIFEVLGKQSEVHSLPVYYRTIFMSFLKRALSLYDKNYFNRIYWWGEKKNKWQKPFVFSVNLPNMNFQDDTVSFRGDIMLNISTSDYEFFVNMYNSLLNNRLYPYPLTDSCKIALKQTYLVREPEKFDSKMTFKTFAPILIEKKEGNKKVPVLPYDEGFEEIFNNVVDFEIRNIRLLRGQNKGLQKRLTFKPISIQKAVVKHRVSEFVEKTNKDIMFLTGFSGLFELSGDPEDLKELYQNGIGFRRGQGFGFVEVVR